The Elaeis guineensis isolate ETL-2024a chromosome 14, EG11, whole genome shotgun sequence genomic sequence ACtgttttttttattattactaAATCCACTTGCAACCAGCGCGAACATAATCACCAAACACGTccattttcatttttattttttgtggtgATGCATATTCCATAACTACTAACGGAAAGtcttcagaaaaaaaaatatatatattttttaaaaaaaggctgTTAAAGGGCCTAAACATTGATTACAAGTAGTGTCTTCAGAAAAAAaacatagttttttttttctttttttttttttaaggctgtTAAAGGGCCTAAACATTGATTACAAGTAGTCTCATGGAAGAGTATAAGAGACACACACTGCATTATTATACATATTTACAAAATGTTTCCCTTGAATACATAATCAACAaagacaaaaaacaaaaaaaaaaaaaaaaacataatcaaTATGCGCATCATGAACATAAAAGATACCACATCTCTTGATCCTTGGTCCTCATTCTTCAATGTCCAAGGGTTTGAAATGCTTGCCATCCAGGAGATAGGTACCAATTGCTAAGCGAACTGCCCATACATCTTTAGGCTTCCTTGCTACAATTCTGCAGTATAACAATTCCATGATTTATTTGTCATATCTCTAATATGTTCATTGCTCATAATATGCTAAAGGAAAATATCTATTGAGTTGACCCTCCATCTACAAGCAATAAGTTGAAGAGAGCATGAATCATGATGAAACTTAAAATAAATCATGCAACTGGTGTATTTGCTAATGGGAGATTTGCAGCTGGGTGGAATGGGAGGTTCCCATATATAACATGCTAAGAGATGTCAAAAGTTAGGATAacaattttgttttttaaaaaaagaacaaTAGATACATAAACTTGTTAATATATTATTCATAAAAGTTCATCTACAACAATCACACAACAAGCCAAAGCGACAACTTATGGACAAACATCGCCATTCATAACAATGGTATCAATTTGTAATCGATAAATATTACTTAGATTCACCATGGATAACTCAAGAAGAAATAATAAAACCTGTACTTTAGTTATCAGATAATAATTAGGAGACTCATTTTTGCAAATGACTCAATGACAAGAATAGAATTACTACCATTCAAAACTTTTCTGATAGTTCAAGAATATTGTTGCTCAAGTTATACATGATTTCAATAATATCGATGGAAAATTTGTGAGAGATGAGTCATGATACCTTCCCACATCACCTGGCTTGACTAATCCAGAGTTAGCTCTCAATGTAGGAATCGAGCTGGCGGTCTTCAACATCGGTGGAGCCTCCACGACAATGATCGGTGATCCTATTCTTAGATCAGTATTTCCATTGCCTATTGATGTTTCCTTGGAGTCTGATATGCAATGAACGACTGGAACAAACCTTCTGAATTGGTAGTTTAATTGCTTGGGCTGCTGCAATGGAGGAATTGGTGATGGGAGTGTCCATGATGGAATAGAGTAAGAAGCAGACATGCCGGAATGAATGGAGAGAACAACTAAAGAGATATGTTGGGCCTATGGGTTTCAATTGGGACTGGTCTTGGTGTCTAAGCTAGCTAGTCCAATTTCGTCCAACTTTGATTCAGTCACCACTCATAGGCTTTCTCTCTCCTTCATTTGGTTTGCTCTCCTTCCATTCCACCTTTgagaagaaaaacaagaaaaagCCACATTAAATATAGACAAGAAAGAGTCAAGTTATATTGAATTGGGAGGACTAAAGGGATTCATGGAGTGAAGCTAGAACTTGAGCTTGACAAAAAGAACAGATATTAAGAGCCAGCAATAGTAAATTTGCTTCCATAACTATTGATCCAGGTACAAGAAACCAACTTTCACCATATTAAATATTAGAAATTATGCAAAGGGTTCTTTAATATGCATGCAGTaaatgatataattgttataCTGAATAGAAAATGACTCTTATCAAAGTATTTAATATGCTGTTCttaccccccccccccaaaaaaagaaaaaaggtatTTAATATGCTGCGATCTTACCAGGATCAGTGGGAAGGTGAGGTTTCTGATGACGGTTGGGGAGGCCAAAGTGTGCTCTGCTCTGCAGTGCTATGGGGAAGGAGATGAGAAAAGTTGGTCAGGGAAAAAAATGGGTGGTTGAGATTATTTGATGGGCATTGTAGATATCAGATCTGGTGCCACTTGGAAGTCCTTAGGCTCTGAAAGATATCATCCATCTTTGTTAAGCTTAGAGCCCCACAAAGCCAATTGAGAACCTTCCACCTTATCCCATCTCAGGGAGGGGATGTCAAAAGCCAAACAAGAATAAGATATCATGCTCGTGTGGGACTCACAATGTCTCCCATCACCATGCATCATCATGTGATCGATTGTAATCATGGGTGGCAGAGATAAGCTAAAGAAGTCATAGCTTAGCTTTGGAATGCCCACCTACTTCAGGAGGATAAGGCCACTTTACTTTTATCATGAGTGTAGCATTTAATCATAATTTAATCTGCATGTTCCTTTGATTTGGTTTACTTTTTTCTTGGAAAAACTAGCCAACATCATGAGAGGAGGGAAGGTCTGAGAGCTATATACGTCCACGCTCTCTCTGATAGAATAGTAATTATGGGCTCTTTGTTTGAACAATTTTATGAAATAGAAACATGAAAGAATCGCATCTCCCAAAAATGAAGTAATTAGATCCATTTTCTAATTTTATGAAAGAGAAACGCAATAGCAACATTCACATCATATGTCTTGTAATTGTTATGTGCTTTTCTAATTGCAATGGTTTGCATGTATTGcaccatagtttttttttttttttgactaattATCTGTACAAAGATATTTTAGAATATTCATTTATtgaatatagaattttttttttaacgagTGTTTGTGGGTGCATAAAATaaactaatatattttattttaaaataaattttcttttgaCTATACTATGATCTACATCATGCATGGGAGATTAATTTAGAGTACACGCAGCAAGTCTGATGAAACCATGAAACCATATGCATCATTGCTAGGTTGCAGAACAAGTGAACATATGGCATTCTTATTAGGAATTGTGGATATAATGGCCGCTATAAGCATTATAATAGCCTTAATGGCTTCAAACCGGTAAAGACCTTATAACGAAGGATAAGGATCCTCTGATGTGCATGCAATGCATCATGGTACGCATCGCATAGTTGTGCAGGCATGCATGCTGTGCGTCACATCATGCAGTGCACAATAGAGGATCCGCATGCTATAATTAATTGAACTGAGAAAATGGAGATGTTCCAGTTTGGATGCCCAACATGGCTTGATAGTGGATGAGTGATTTGTTTAACTAATAGGAGTTATGGGACAATCTTTAATTGCATAAATAGCTTTTCCCTGCATTAGAATCAGAAGAGTTGTATATATTTTTGGATAGCTATCACATGGTCCATATTAAAAATGGATCAGGCCTGTGATTCATCTCTTTGCCCACTATATTTGGAACCAAAGTCTGATATATGAATGTGACATGCAACATGATGATCTCTATTTTCTATATGAATGATATCTACCATCTTCAAGATTGATGATATGGCAGCTATCTAATGATGCACATCCTCCTGCAATGCAAAATGTATACAGCAAAGGAGTTGGACTCTTAGCAGCTTTACAGCCTCAAATAAATAGATCCTATATGAACTTACCTCTAATgacctaattaaaatattattccactaattatttttcattttgatgcataataaaattttatagaaatccGTTTTCACCCTTTTATCTCTACCATAGACTCCCATGCACGTCCTCTCTCGGACCCATACGCACTCGGGTGCACACCACGTCATGCGGATGCATGAGAGGGGAAAACCAAAGGATTGGTGATGGGGTGGGGAGCTCTCGGACCAGAGATTTTGATtagcacaaaaaagaaaaaaaggttgtATGagtaaaaagatttttttttagaaaaaaagtaagGCTATCGAGATCCGGTTATGTGCACCCCAATAATTGTTTTGCTATGGCACAAGAGAATATTAATGGTGCATCTTGCATAATTGGCTCCACACACGGGAGTTGGTTGCTTATAAAGTTGCCAAACCAATAATTCTAATCTGGACTTCATGGATTTTTCTGTGCACATAATGAGTGCCCATGCATTTTCTTTGGCTGAAACAAATATCAAGAGATTAATAGTTTGTTGGTAGTCTCCGGGACTAAGATTTAGGGCTATTTTGTCTTTTAAAAAATACCTCACACAGGAAAGAAGATCTTGTCTTATATAAGCTAGAGTTCTTCTTGACTTATAACCAATATGGGACTAATAATATCCTTTCATTTATACCACAACATAGCTCTTCAGTCAAAAGGAGCTTTGGATAAGGTTGCAAATACACCACAGTCCATCGGAGACACGTCGGCCTTATGATGGACGTCAATATTACAATCAAAAACTCATAGTTCGGATGATCGGTTTCCAATCTCGCATACGTCAAGTATTATTCACTTCAGCCTCTAGCACTATGGCAGAGGGCCTcgtaattttatcttttaaaagagCCTcacatgaaagagaatatctcatTTCATATAAGTTAGAGTCTCTTTCGACTCACGACTAATGTAGGACTA encodes the following:
- the LOC105057661 gene encoding protein CHLORORESPIRATORY REDUCTION 42, chloroplastic, producing MSASYSIPSWTLPSPIPPLQQPKQLNYQFRRFVPVVHCISDSKETSIGNGNTDLRIGSPIIVVEAPPMLKTASSIPTLRANSGLVKPGDVGRIVARKPKDVWAVRLAIGTYLLDGKHFKPLDIEE